In one window of Solanum pennellii chromosome 2, SPENNV200 DNA:
- the LOC107009354 gene encoding uncharacterized protein LOC107009354 isoform X2: MGDTFTWMIISVKQHMRSFLLLLDLQMHGGLIVPSKEIKKEKTSGLMMKLGCSKSDNAMTQSQHLSVLVILLETMRVQMELNMLGGGAYKSFCYRVGESGIKAHERRVPLAKIEESELQLRVWGAKDLKAVGAHALTYTASPTQRCKGQCLKSLREIAVPLAEGQLEVT; this comes from the exons ATGGGAGATACTTTTACGTGGATGATCATCTCCGTGAAACAGCATATGAGATCCTTCTTGCTGCTGCTGGACCTTCAG ATGCACGGAGGCCTCATTGTACCATCGAAGGAAATAAAGAAGGAGAAGACATCTGGATTAATGATGAAGCTGGGCTGTAGTAAGAGTGACAATGCAATGACCCAGTCACAACATTTATCTGTATTGGTCATTTTGTTGGAGACAATGCGTGTCCAGATGGAG TTAAACATGTTGGGAGGAGGGGCTTATAAATCATTCTGCTATAGGGTTGGGGAATCTGGGATAAAAGCACATGAGCGAAGGGTTCCTTTAGCTAAGATAGAGGAATCTGAG CTTCAACTCAGAGTGTGGGGGGCTAAGGATTTGAAGGCAGTGGGTGCACATGCTTTAACATACACTGCATCTCCGACT CAGAGATGCAAAGGACAATGTTTAAAATCTTTGAGAGAGATCGCTGTGCCACTGGCAGAAGGCCAGCTGGAGGTGACTTAA
- the LOC107009354 gene encoding uncharacterized protein LOC107009354 isoform X3: MGDTFTWMIISVKQHMRSFLLLLDLQMHGGLIVPSKEIKKEKTSGLMMKLGCSKSDNAMTQSQHLSVLVILLETMRVQMELNMLGGGAYKSFCYRVGESGIKAHERRVPLAKIEESELQLRVWGAKDLKAVGAHALTYTASPTRCKGQCLKSLREIAVPLAEGQLEVT, translated from the exons ATGGGAGATACTTTTACGTGGATGATCATCTCCGTGAAACAGCATATGAGATCCTTCTTGCTGCTGCTGGACCTTCAG ATGCACGGAGGCCTCATTGTACCATCGAAGGAAATAAAGAAGGAGAAGACATCTGGATTAATGATGAAGCTGGGCTGTAGTAAGAGTGACAATGCAATGACCCAGTCACAACATTTATCTGTATTGGTCATTTTGTTGGAGACAATGCGTGTCCAGATGGAG TTAAACATGTTGGGAGGAGGGGCTTATAAATCATTCTGCTATAGGGTTGGGGAATCTGGGATAAAAGCACATGAGCGAAGGGTTCCTTTAGCTAAGATAGAGGAATCTGAG CTTCAACTCAGAGTGTGGGGGGCTAAGGATTTGAAGGCAGTGGGTGCACATGCTTTAACATACACTGCATCTCCGACT AGATGCAAAGGACAATGTTTAAAATCTTTGAGAGAGATCGCTGTGCCACTGGCAGAAGGCCAGCTGGAGGTGACTTAA
- the LOC107011165 gene encoding probable LRR receptor-like serine/threonine-protein kinase At1g07650 isoform X1, whose product MLEMMSSSHYSSCSFLLIAFSLLLICEAQNRGLLPEEEKNALREIGEELGKSDWDFDVNPCDESTSWSTPGTDALSVYVSNVTCNCDTPDGYCHVQSILLKGQDLAGVLPPSLAKLPNLTIIDLSCNYLSGTIPPEWTSMKLENMSLMLNQLSGPIPKYLGNMTSLVSMRLESNMFNGTVPKEIGGMVNLQVLILSFNNLTGQLPEELNKLTNLKELRLRGNNFTGKLPNLESFKTLQRLEIQASGFEGPIAPIISVSTQMIELRITDLTGGASEFPQLGNMTRLTRLILRNCNLSGKIPPYITKMPKLKLLDLSFNKFEGQIPNLESLKKLDFLYLVGNRLTGPIPGWIKSRNSKHMIDLSYNNFSESSEPICQETLNLFRSYNGTKNSELGKCVPRCSKKWYSVHINCGGKSVTIGDTVYEADRDSAGAAKFTSSKESWGASNSGYFWDKIITAKDYLANNISAIKGNDSELYTTARLSALSMTYYGRCLANGNYTVTLHFAEIVIRDNRSFQSLGKRIFDVYIQGERKLKDFNIRTDAGGVDKAFTIKFNATVADSTLEVRFQYAGKGTAALPRRGSYGPLVSAISFEANFKPPPDYKKLVPIIAGAVVSLLILILTISFVAWKRHRNKIAKEEESRGLDSMTGVFTIRQIKAATNNFDAANKIGEGGFGSVYKGTLSDGAVIAVKQLSSKSKQGKREFVNEIGMISSLQHPNLVQLYGCCAERNHLLLVYEYMENNSLARALFGPEEHRLKIDWPTRQKICIGIAKGLSFLHEESSLKIVHRDIKATNVLLDKKLNPKISDFGLARLDDDDNNTHITTRVAGTIGYMAPEYALWGYLTYKADVYSFGVLALEIAAGKSNMIYRPNEKFVCLLDWALVLQRQGKLKEVVDATLGSDLNEDEALRMLNVALLCTSPSPALRPTMSAVVKILENHLDLPEFTMESRFYDDYDLFNFQGLRDKYEDTNESQPLTHSSNTITTRDCSYTTSTSA is encoded by the exons atgttagaGATGATGTCATCCTCACATTACAGTAGTTGTTCATTTTTGCTCATCGCCTTCAGTTTACTCCTAATCTGCGAAGCACAAAACAGAGGTCTTCTTCCTGAAGAAGAAA AGAATGCTCTGAGAGAAATAGGAGAAGAGTTGGGGAAAAGTGATTGGGATTTTGATGTGAATCCTTGTGATGAGAGCACAAGTTGGAGTACACCAGGAACAGACGCTTTGTCAGTGTACGTGAGCAATGTAACCTGCAATTGTGATACCCCTGATGGTTATTGTCATGTACAAAGCAT ATTACTCAAAGGACAAGATCTTGCTGGTGTTCTTCCTCCATCCCTGGCGAAGTTACCAAATCTCACCATAAT TGATCTCTCATGCAACTATTTGAGTGGTACAATTCCCCCTGAATGGACATCGATGAAACTGGAAAATAT GTCTCTTATGCTGAATCAACTATCTGGACCAATTCCAAAGTACTTAGGAAACATGACTTCACTAGTTTCTAT GAGATTGGAAAGTAACATGTTTAATGGAACTGTTCCAAAAGAAATCGGAGGCATGGTTAATCTACAGGTTCT CATTCTTAGTTTTAATAATCTCACAGGTCAGTTACCAGAGGAGCTCAATAAACTCACTAATTTGAAAGAACT TAGGCTGAGAGGTAACAACTTCACAGGAAAACTTCCTAACTTAGAGAGTTTTAAAACCCTTCAAAGATT AGAGATTCAAGCTTCTGGTTTTGAAGGACCTATAGCTCCAATCATTTCTGTCTCAACTCAAATGATCGAATT GAGAATCACTGATTTGACTGGAGGTGCTTCAGAATTTCCACAGCTTGGGAATATGACACGCCTAACTAGATT GATATTGAGGAATTGCAATTTATCTGGGAAGATTCCTCCTTACATAACTAAGATGCCTAAATTAAAACTTCT AGATCTAAGTTTCAACAAGTTTGAAGGACAGATCCCAAATCTTGAGAGTCTAAAGAAGTTGGACTTCTT GTACCTGGTAGGAAATCGACTTACTGGGCCAATTCCAGGTTGGATCAAAAGTCGAAATTCCAAACA CATGATAGACCTGTCTTACAACAACTTCAGTGAGAGCTCTGAGCCTATTTGTCAGGAAACCCT GAACTTATTCAGAAGCTATAATGGAACGAAAAATTC AGAACTTGGGAAATGTGTGCCAAGATGTTCAAAGA AATGGTATTCGGTGCATATAAATTGTGGTGGAAAGAGTGTGACTATTGGGGACACTGTTTACGAAGCAGATAGAGATTCAGCAGGTGCTGCAAAATTTACTTCCTCGAAAGAGAGCTGGGGAGCCAGCAACAGTGGATACTTCTGGGATAAGATTATAACAGCAAAAGACTACCTGGCGAATAATATATCTGCCATTAAGGGAAATGACTCTGAACTGTACACGACAGCTCGGCTCTCAGCTTTATCTATGACTTACTACGGACGTTGTTTAGCAAATGGAAACTACACCGTGACACTGCACTTTGCAGAGATTGTTATAAGAGACAATCGATCTTTCCAAAGTCTTGGAAAACGGATATTTGATGTCTATATTCAG GGTGAGAGGAAGCTCAAAGATTTTAATATTAGAACTGATGCTGGAGGAGTTGATAAAGCTTTCACAATAAAGTTCAATGCAACTGTAGCAGACAGCACTCTAGAAGTGCGCTTTCAGTATGCTGGGAAAGGAACAGCTGCTCTCCCTAGAAGAGGAAGCTATGGCCCTTTAGTTTCTGCCATCTCTTTTGAAGCTA ATTTCAAGCCCCCTCCTGATTACAAAAAGTTGGTTCCCATCATAGCTGGAGCAGTGGTGTCCTTATTAATTCTCATTTTGACAATATCATTTGTTGCTTGGAAGAGACACAGAAACAAGATAGCAAAGGAAGAAG AATCAAGAGGACTAGATTCAATGACTGGTGTGTTTACCATCAGACAAATCAAAGCTGCCACAAACAATTTTGACGCTGCAAATAAAATCGGGGAAGGTGGTTTTGGATCTGTCTACAAG GGTACACTATCAGATGGTGCAGTTATTGCTGTTAAGCAGCTTTCATCCAAATCGAAACAAGGGAAGCGTGAGTTTGTAAATGAGATAGGTATGATCTCTAGTTTACAGCACCCAAATCTTGTACAACTATATGGATGTTGTGCTGAACGGAATCACCTGCTACTGGTGTACGAGTACATGGAGAACAATAGCCTGGCTCGTGCTTTATTTG GTCCAGAAGAACATCGGCTCAAAATAGACTGGCCAACCAGGCAAAAGATCTGCATTGGGATAGCAAAAGGCTTATCTTTCCTACATGAAGAATCGTCATTGAAAATTGTCCATAGAGACATCAAAGCAACGAATGTACTTCTTGACAAGAAACTAAATCCGAAAATCTCAGACTTTGGTCTGGCCAgacttgatgatgatgataacaACACACACATTACCACTAGAGTTGCCGGAACCAT AGGATATATGGCCCCTGAATATGCACTATGGGGCTACTTGACCTACAAAGCAGATGTCTATAGTTTTGGAGTTCTTGCATTAGAGATTGCTGCTGGGAAAAGCAATATGATATATCGCCCAAATGAGAAATTTGTCTGCCTCCTAGATTGG GCTCTTGTTCTACAAAGACAAGGAAAACTGAAGGAAGTAGTAGATGCAACATTGGGCAGTGATTTGAACGAGGACGAGGCGCTAAGGATGTTAAATGTAGCTTTGCTATGTACCAGTCCATCTCCAGCACTTAGGCCAACCATGTCTGCTGTAGTCaaaattcttgaaaatcatcttgACCTCCCTGAGTTTACAATGGAATCAAGATTCTATGATGATTATGATCTTTTCAACTTTCAAGGGTTAAGAGACAAGTATGAAGATACAAACGAAAGCCAACCACTCACACATTCATCAAATACTATTACAACAAGAGATTGCTCTTACACTACCTCTACATCAGCTTAA
- the LOC107011165 gene encoding probable LRR receptor-like serine/threonine-protein kinase At1g07650 isoform X2, with product MELFQKKSEAWLIYSILSFNNLTGQLPEELNKLTNLKELRLRGNNFTGKLPNLESFKTLQRLEIQASGFEGPIAPIISVSTQMIELRITDLTGGASEFPQLGNMTRLTRLILRNCNLSGKIPPYITKMPKLKLLDLSFNKFEGQIPNLESLKKLDFLYLVGNRLTGPIPGWIKSRNSKHMIDLSYNNFSESSEPICQETLNLFRSYNGTKNSELGKCVPRCSKKWYSVHINCGGKSVTIGDTVYEADRDSAGAAKFTSSKESWGASNSGYFWDKIITAKDYLANNISAIKGNDSELYTTARLSALSMTYYGRCLANGNYTVTLHFAEIVIRDNRSFQSLGKRIFDVYIQGERKLKDFNIRTDAGGVDKAFTIKFNATVADSTLEVRFQYAGKGTAALPRRGSYGPLVSAISFEANFKPPPDYKKLVPIIAGAVVSLLILILTISFVAWKRHRNKIAKEEESRGLDSMTGVFTIRQIKAATNNFDAANKIGEGGFGSVYKGTLSDGAVIAVKQLSSKSKQGKREFVNEIGMISSLQHPNLVQLYGCCAERNHLLLVYEYMENNSLARALFGPEEHRLKIDWPTRQKICIGIAKGLSFLHEESSLKIVHRDIKATNVLLDKKLNPKISDFGLARLDDDDNNTHITTRVAGTIGYMAPEYALWGYLTYKADVYSFGVLALEIAAGKSNMIYRPNEKFVCLLDWALVLQRQGKLKEVVDATLGSDLNEDEALRMLNVALLCTSPSPALRPTMSAVVKILENHLDLPEFTMESRFYDDYDLFNFQGLRDKYEDTNESQPLTHSSNTITTRDCSYTTSTSA from the exons ATGGAACTGTTCCAAAAGAAATCGGAGGCATGGTTAATCTACAG CATTCTTAGTTTTAATAATCTCACAGGTCAGTTACCAGAGGAGCTCAATAAACTCACTAATTTGAAAGAACT TAGGCTGAGAGGTAACAACTTCACAGGAAAACTTCCTAACTTAGAGAGTTTTAAAACCCTTCAAAGATT AGAGATTCAAGCTTCTGGTTTTGAAGGACCTATAGCTCCAATCATTTCTGTCTCAACTCAAATGATCGAATT GAGAATCACTGATTTGACTGGAGGTGCTTCAGAATTTCCACAGCTTGGGAATATGACACGCCTAACTAGATT GATATTGAGGAATTGCAATTTATCTGGGAAGATTCCTCCTTACATAACTAAGATGCCTAAATTAAAACTTCT AGATCTAAGTTTCAACAAGTTTGAAGGACAGATCCCAAATCTTGAGAGTCTAAAGAAGTTGGACTTCTT GTACCTGGTAGGAAATCGACTTACTGGGCCAATTCCAGGTTGGATCAAAAGTCGAAATTCCAAACA CATGATAGACCTGTCTTACAACAACTTCAGTGAGAGCTCTGAGCCTATTTGTCAGGAAACCCT GAACTTATTCAGAAGCTATAATGGAACGAAAAATTC AGAACTTGGGAAATGTGTGCCAAGATGTTCAAAGA AATGGTATTCGGTGCATATAAATTGTGGTGGAAAGAGTGTGACTATTGGGGACACTGTTTACGAAGCAGATAGAGATTCAGCAGGTGCTGCAAAATTTACTTCCTCGAAAGAGAGCTGGGGAGCCAGCAACAGTGGATACTTCTGGGATAAGATTATAACAGCAAAAGACTACCTGGCGAATAATATATCTGCCATTAAGGGAAATGACTCTGAACTGTACACGACAGCTCGGCTCTCAGCTTTATCTATGACTTACTACGGACGTTGTTTAGCAAATGGAAACTACACCGTGACACTGCACTTTGCAGAGATTGTTATAAGAGACAATCGATCTTTCCAAAGTCTTGGAAAACGGATATTTGATGTCTATATTCAG GGTGAGAGGAAGCTCAAAGATTTTAATATTAGAACTGATGCTGGAGGAGTTGATAAAGCTTTCACAATAAAGTTCAATGCAACTGTAGCAGACAGCACTCTAGAAGTGCGCTTTCAGTATGCTGGGAAAGGAACAGCTGCTCTCCCTAGAAGAGGAAGCTATGGCCCTTTAGTTTCTGCCATCTCTTTTGAAGCTA ATTTCAAGCCCCCTCCTGATTACAAAAAGTTGGTTCCCATCATAGCTGGAGCAGTGGTGTCCTTATTAATTCTCATTTTGACAATATCATTTGTTGCTTGGAAGAGACACAGAAACAAGATAGCAAAGGAAGAAG AATCAAGAGGACTAGATTCAATGACTGGTGTGTTTACCATCAGACAAATCAAAGCTGCCACAAACAATTTTGACGCTGCAAATAAAATCGGGGAAGGTGGTTTTGGATCTGTCTACAAG GGTACACTATCAGATGGTGCAGTTATTGCTGTTAAGCAGCTTTCATCCAAATCGAAACAAGGGAAGCGTGAGTTTGTAAATGAGATAGGTATGATCTCTAGTTTACAGCACCCAAATCTTGTACAACTATATGGATGTTGTGCTGAACGGAATCACCTGCTACTGGTGTACGAGTACATGGAGAACAATAGCCTGGCTCGTGCTTTATTTG GTCCAGAAGAACATCGGCTCAAAATAGACTGGCCAACCAGGCAAAAGATCTGCATTGGGATAGCAAAAGGCTTATCTTTCCTACATGAAGAATCGTCATTGAAAATTGTCCATAGAGACATCAAAGCAACGAATGTACTTCTTGACAAGAAACTAAATCCGAAAATCTCAGACTTTGGTCTGGCCAgacttgatgatgatgataacaACACACACATTACCACTAGAGTTGCCGGAACCAT AGGATATATGGCCCCTGAATATGCACTATGGGGCTACTTGACCTACAAAGCAGATGTCTATAGTTTTGGAGTTCTTGCATTAGAGATTGCTGCTGGGAAAAGCAATATGATATATCGCCCAAATGAGAAATTTGTCTGCCTCCTAGATTGG GCTCTTGTTCTACAAAGACAAGGAAAACTGAAGGAAGTAGTAGATGCAACATTGGGCAGTGATTTGAACGAGGACGAGGCGCTAAGGATGTTAAATGTAGCTTTGCTATGTACCAGTCCATCTCCAGCACTTAGGCCAACCATGTCTGCTGTAGTCaaaattcttgaaaatcatcttgACCTCCCTGAGTTTACAATGGAATCAAGATTCTATGATGATTATGATCTTTTCAACTTTCAAGGGTTAAGAGACAAGTATGAAGATACAAACGAAAGCCAACCACTCACACATTCATCAAATACTATTACAACAAGAGATTGCTCTTACACTACCTCTACATCAGCTTAA
- the LOC107009354 gene encoding protein unc-13 homolog isoform X1 has product MLFEIITKTLCSLIWKIACPYFHITNFANTLNVRINCYCPFEELSSLSKSQYLSSTQQQELTVEYIEDFDDDDDLDELDSRRFSRRVPMLLLILCLDCRYLLLIPLSSFKMYSFLAFTWMDGRYFYVDDHLRETAYEILLAAAGPSDARRPHCTIEGNKEGEDIWINDEAGL; this is encoded by the exons GAAGATTGCCTGTCCCTATTTCCACATCACCAATTTTGCAAACACTCTCAATGTCAGGATCAATTGTTACTGCCCATTTGAAGAGCTGTCTAGTTTATCCAAATCTCAGTATCTCAGTTCCACACAACAACAAGAGTTAACAGTTGAATACATTGAGGATtttgatgacgatgatgatctAGATGAACTTGACAGTCGAAGGTTTTCAAGAAGAGTTCCAATGCTGCTGCTGATCTTGTGCTTGGATTGCCGTTATTTGCTACTG ATTCCATTATCTTCTTTCAAAATGTATTCTTTTCTTGCTTTTACGTGGATGGATGGGAGATACTTTTACGTGGATGATCATCTCCGTGAAACAGCATATGAGATCCTTCTTGCTGCTGCTGGACCTTCAG ATGCACGGAGGCCTCATTGTACCATCGAAGGAAATAAAGAAGGAGAAGACATCTGGATTAATGATGAAGCTGGGCTGTAG